The nucleotide window ATGGGTATTGGTGTTCATGCCAAGAGAACGGACCATATTTTCATTGTTTCCGGTCGCCCGGATGGCAGAGCCAATCTCCGTCCCGAAAAACCAGTACAGGAAGGAAATAAGAACTGCCGTAAAGATCAATCCTATTATCAGCGATACCCAGTTCTGGGAAAGCCCGGTCAGCCCGGTCAGCCCCTTGAATATGGTCGGAACTTTTAAAAGGGGCGTATTGGAACGTCCCATAATCCTTAGATTGATGGAATACAGTCCTATCTGTGTCAGAATTCCTGCCAGAATCGCCGGAATCTCACATTTCGTATGCAGCACGCCGGTTATAAAGCCTGCCGCCATACCTGTTAAAATAGCTGCCAGCACCGCCAGGTATGGATTAACACCGGCCGTGATAAGTGCGGCACAGGTACAGCCCCCCAGAGCAAAGCTGCCGTCCACGGTCAGATCTGCCACATCCAGTATCCGGTATGTCAGATAAACGCCCAGCGCCATGATACCCCAGAGGATCCCCTGGCTTATGGCGCCCTGAATCGCTAATAAAACCCCCATAATCGCCCGTCTCCTTCATCTATCGCCGTTTATTCTGCCAAATCCTTCGCTTTGTCCTTTACGGCATCCAGACTTACGCCCAGCTCTGCCGCAGCTTCCGAATTCACGGCCAGCGTACAGTCATCCGCGCTGATATACCGAATCGGCATGGCGCTCACGTCGGAACCGTTTTTAAGGATCTCCACAGCCATTTCTCCGGCCATTTTCCCAAGAGAATAGTAATCAAGGCCATATGTAGCAAGACCGCCGTTGGTCACCATACCCTCTTCTCCCACGATACAGGGCAGTCCGTTGGGATTGGTCACCATGGATACCGTAGCCATGCCTTCCGCCAGCAGATTGTCGGTGGGGATATAAACTGCGTCTACTTTTCCGATCATGGACTCTGCAACAGACTGAATCATGCTGGAATCCGATACGGTGAACTCTTCAAACTCCAGGCCCTTTGCCTCGCATACTGATTTCGCCAGATCCGCCTGTACGATGGAGTTGTCTTCGGAGGAGCAGTACATGATGCCGATCTTCTTTGCGTCGGGAAGAAGTTCCTGAAGCAGGGAAATCTGTTCTTCTACGGGGTTCATATCGGAAGAACCGGAGACATTGGTGCCCGGCTTGTCATTGCTCTCCACCAGCCCGGCTACTTCAAAGTCTGTCACAGCCGTCGCCAGAACCGGAATCTCCGTCGTTTTTCCAGCCACTGCCTGTGCCGCCGGAGTCGCGATCGCCAGTATCAGATCGCTGCTGTTGTTCACCAGCTTATTCGCGATCGTCTCACAGTTGGAGGTGTCACCCTGTGCGTTGTTGAAATCCAATTCCAGGTTTTTCCCTTCCTCATATCCGGCTTCTTTCAGCGCGTCTTTAAAGCCTTCGTAGCTCGCGTCAAGGGCAGGATGCTCAGCCAGCTGGATAACGCCGATCTTTACAGTCTCGTTCCCTGCTTTCGTGTCCTCGCCGTCCGCAGCCTTCGTCGTCTCTCCGGCTTTTGTCGTCTCCTCTGCCTTCGTCGTCTTTTCCGCTGTCGTTTCCTTCGCCTTTGTGGTTTCCTTTGCGTCCTTATTTCCGCAGGAAGCCAACAGACCTACGGCGAGCAGCGCCGCCGTCATAAGTGCCAATGCTTTCCTTTTCATCTCAAAATCCTCTCTTTTCTTTATGATATAGCCCTATTATCATACTACAAAAGATGAGGAAGGTCAATACGTTAAAGCGTTACGGTTTAAAGCGACGCCACACTACCCCCGCAAGTAAAAGCAGGGTCCCGGCAGCCGCCAGATAGAATTTAGGAACATAGCTTCCTCCCATCATGGAAAACAGATAAAAGTTCTTCAGATATTTGTCTCCGTTGAAATTTGTGACATAATAAACGATGGGAATCATATATCCGACCGCGATATTGTCAGTGAGACTGTAAAAGAACATGCCCAGCCCTCCCAGGAACAGGGCTCCCGCCAAAGTACCCAAATAATAGTTCCACATCGGGAATTCGCAGCCGTTGTATTTAAGAAACACCACGCACACTCCTGTGTACAGCGCCAAAAATACCAGCGCCTCCAAAAGGCGGATCACATGGAGACACGTAATAGGCACCTTTTTGGAACGCAGAAGATCCCGGATATTCCTGTCCTGGTCCGGCAGGAAAGCCGGAACCAGGAAAATGATTCCCATGAGCGCCGCATACATTTCCAGGGTCTGCGCCGTCTCATTTGGTTCCAGATACTGCACCCCTGTCAGAAACGGCATCAGGCAGAGCAGTAGAAACCCCGCCAGCAGATGGAATTTCAGATGATATTTCAGATGAATCTTACCGGCTTTTACGTAATTTTCCACGACGTATGCCACCTCCTTTCCGCTTCCATGTATACACTCCGATGCAGAGCAGCACCAGCACAGCCGTCAGAACTCCATAAAAGATCCGGTTGGCGATCAGGTCCGGCAGCTGTCTGAAAAACAGTTCTGTATTTCCAAAATCATTGAACCGCGGTATAAATTTAAGGCCAAAGTTTCCATTGAGTCCTCCGAAGGACTGGAATACACTGAAGAACCAGAAAATCCCCTGGATCAGCACAGCCCATACGCTCTCTGTGAGCTCACTGATCAAAAAGCCTGCCGCCAGTGTAAACGCTACGGTAGGAAACAGCCAGCCGCCTACATATTTTACAAAAGCAAGGTGGTCCACAGCGATCCCCGCCCCGGCGGCAGCCGCGCCGCACTGGATATGAACGGCCGCGGCCATCACAATTACCGGCAGCATCGTCATGAATAGGGCGGCGAGGTACCTGGATAGTATCACACATGCGGATGACGCCTTCTTGGAGTAGATTACCTGCGAAGCTTTGGAGCGTTTATCCTTCAGTGTCCTGGCCACCGCAAGGAACATCGGCAGGATTGACAGCATCAGCCCCATATAATCACAGAACAGGCGGGCATAAGCGCCGGTATACCGGTCCTTCTCCACAATTGCCTCGTAATCCTCCAACGCCCCCTCGTAGGTCTGGGGCACCAGTATTCCATTCTTTAAGACCTCCGGGGCATAAGTAGAATGTCCTCCCAGCATGTCGTCAATCTCCCCCATCAGCTCTATAAAGCGTTCATATGTCAGCCCCTGCGCCGGACTGACGTCCGGCGTGACGACAACGCCTTCCATCTGATTAGCCTCTGCTTCATTGATATAATTACTGATGATGTCTCCCAGTTCTTCTTTGGAAGCTCCTACGAGTTCCCCCATGATTTTTTCCATCTGCACCATCTTTTTTTCACCCAGGACCACTTTTTTATAAAATCCAAGGGGATACGTGGTATAGCGGTTCTGTACATAATCCAGGGAAAGGTTTTGCAGCGTCCTGTTCATGATCACCTGTTCATCTCTGGAATACGTATGCCCATACTCTTCCTGTCCCTGCTGCGGCTTGGCAAGATTCCAGTTTTCTTCCCCAAGCTGGCTCATGAAAAACAAGATCAGGCAGGCCAGGAACGCATAGTATACGATACTTTTGCCTATCTGTCTGCACTCTTTCCAAAACAGTGAAATAAACATCAAAGTTCCCCCCCCTCCACATGCATCAAATACAGATACGCGTCCTCAACGCCTGCCCTGCAAAGCTTCGCCGGAAAAACAGGAGGAACGTCGGAAATAAACCGGACTGTCACCGAGCCCCCCACCGCCAGCATCGAAGTCACCGGATACATAGACTGCACCTTTGGAAGCTCAAGCTTTGAGATCTCCGCGCTGTAGACCCGTCCTTCCGTCATACTCAGCAGCTGCCCCACTGTCCCGTTGAAGATCAGCTCTCCTTCATCCAGGATTCCTATGTGTTCACAGGTAGCTTCCACATCCCCAACAATATGAGTGGATAAAATGACGATCCTGTCCTGGGCGGTTTCACAAAGAAGATTTCGAAATCGTACCCGTTCCTCCGGATCAAGC belongs to Qiania dongpingensis and includes:
- a CDS encoding ABC transporter substrate-binding protein; this translates as MKRKALALMTAALLAVGLLASCGNKDAKETTKAKETTAEKTTKAEETTKAGETTKAADGEDTKAGNETVKIGVIQLAEHPALDASYEGFKDALKEAGYEEGKNLELDFNNAQGDTSNCETIANKLVNNSSDLILAIATPAAQAVAGKTTEIPVLATAVTDFEVAGLVESNDKPGTNVSGSSDMNPVEEQISLLQELLPDAKKIGIMYCSSEDNSIVQADLAKSVCEAKGLEFEEFTVSDSSMIQSVAESMIGKVDAVYIPTDNLLAEGMATVSMVTNPNGLPCIVGEEGMVTNGGLATYGLDYYSLGKMAGEMAVEILKNGSDVSAMPIRYISADDCTLAVNSEAAAELGVSLDAVKDKAKDLAE
- a CDS encoding ABC transporter permease; the encoded protein is MGVLLAIQGAISQGILWGIMALGVYLTYRILDVADLTVDGSFALGGCTCAALITAGVNPYLAVLAAILTGMAAGFITGVLHTKCEIPAILAGILTQIGLYSINLRIMGRSNTPLLKVPTIFKGLTGLTGLSQNWVSLIIGLIFTAVLISFLYWFFGTEIGSAIRATGNNENMVRSLGMNTNTHKVLGLAISNGLVALSGALVTQSQGYADVKQGTGAIVIGLASIIIGEVIFGKKSSFGVKLISVVVGSVIYRIIVAVVLQMGLNTDDLKLLTAILVAAALTVPVLLDKRRQASNYDPMTDGQTGKGGKGAC
- a CDS encoding ABC transporter permease, coding for MFISLFWKECRQIGKSIVYYAFLACLILFFMSQLGEENWNLAKPQQGQEEYGHTYSRDEQVIMNRTLQNLSLDYVQNRYTTYPLGFYKKVVLGEKKMVQMEKIMGELVGASKEELGDIISNYINEAEANQMEGVVVTPDVSPAQGLTYERFIELMGEIDDMLGGHSTYAPEVLKNGILVPQTYEGALEDYEAIVEKDRYTGAYARLFCDYMGLMLSILPMFLAVARTLKDKRSKASQVIYSKKASSACVILSRYLAALFMTMLPVIVMAAAVHIQCGAAAAGAGIAVDHLAFVKYVGGWLFPTVAFTLAAGFLISELTESVWAVLIQGIFWFFSVFQSFGGLNGNFGLKFIPRFNDFGNTELFFRQLPDLIANRIFYGVLTAVLVLLCIGVYTWKRKGGGIRRGKLRKSR